A DNA window from Trichosurus vulpecula isolate mTriVul1 chromosome 2, mTriVul1.pri, whole genome shotgun sequence contains the following coding sequences:
- the LOC118836377 gene encoding LOW QUALITY PROTEIN: formyl peptide receptor-related sequence 7-like (The sequence of the model RefSeq protein was modified relative to this genomic sequence to represent the inferred CDS: substituted 2 bases at 2 genomic stop codons), with protein sequence MATSRDDLQPGHVGNGLVIWVTGFRMPQNITKIWFLNLAVADFTFTAFLPINVAALAXGHWPLGXIACKLYHTFSMLNMSASVFLLTLVSLDRCVCILQPLWAQNHRTQCQVVVMATGILIVVVIAFFLCWLPLHLVTILVLISNLKNNQGHGLLYYWAMPAFTLASANSCLNPILYSFIGKNFCHHLLSSMTVALKQALEEDSKPGRPAGIKASELQESQPPRAMPSSTQHKSLAPLDP encoded by the exons TGACCTCCAACCTGGGCATGTGGGCAATGGGTTGGTCATCTGGGTGACCGGCTTTCGCATGCCCCAAAACATCACCAAAATCTGGTTCCTCAACCTGGCTGTGGCTGACTTCACCTTCACTGCCTTTCTACCAATAAATGTAGCTGCTTTAGCCTAGGGCCACTGGCCTTTAGGTTGAATAGCCTGTAAGCTCTACCATACCTTCAGTATGCTTAATATGTCTGCCAGTGTCTTCCTGTTGACCCTGGTTTCCTTAGATCGATGTGTATGCATCCTCCAGCCTTTATGGGCCCAGAACCACCGCACACAATGCCAGGTAGTCGTGATGGCCACTGGG ATCCTGATAGTGGTGGTCATAGCCTTCTTCCTCTGCTGGCTCCCTCTGCACCTAGTGACCATCCTGGTGCTGATCAGCAATCTGAAGAACAACCAGGGCCATGGCCTGCTTTATTACTGGGCGATGCCAGCCTTCACCCTGGCCAGTGCCAATAGCTGCCTCAACCCGATCCTCTACTCCTTCATTGGAAAGAACTTTTGTCATCATCTCCTCAGCTCCATGACAGTCGCTCTGAAGCAGGCCCTGGAGGAGGACTCTAAACCTGGCAGGCCTGCTGGGATCAAGGCCTCTGAACTCCAGGAAAGTCAGCCCCCAAGGGCCATGCCTTCGAGTACCCAGCATAAGAGCCTTGCTCCTCTTGATCCATGA